The nucleotide window TCCGAAAGAAACAGAAGCCGGCCGCTATGAATGGTGGTTAAACGGTAAATTTTTTGAAGCAGACCCAACGAGCGAAAAGGAGCCATATTCAATCGTTATCCCACCACCAAACGTAACAGGTAAATTACACCTTGGTCATGCTTGGGACACAACATTACAAGATATCTTAACTCGTATGAAGCGCATGCAAGGCTATGATGCATTATGGTTACCAGGTATGGACCACGCGGGTATTGCTACGCAAGCGAAAGTAGAAGAAAAGCTACGTGGTGAAGGTATTTCTCGCTATGACTTAGGACGCGAAAAATTCCTTGAAAAAACATGGGAATGGAAAGAGGAATACGCTTCTCACATTCGTGCGCAGTGGGCAAAATTAGGTCTTGGTTTAGACTATTCAAAAGAGCGCTTCACATTAGATGAAGGTTTATCGGATGCGGTAAAAGAAGTCTTCGTAAAATTATACGAAAAAGGCTACATTTACCGTGGTGAGCGTATCATTAACTGGGATCCAGCGGCAAAAACAGCTCTTTCTGACATCGAAGTAATTCACAAAGAAGTAGAAGGTGCCTTCTACCATATGGAATATCCGTTAGCGGATGGCTCTGGAAAATTACGTGTAGCGACAACACGTCCAGAAACAATGCTAGGCGACTCTGGTGTAGCTGTACACCCAGAAGACGAGCGCTATAAGCATTTAATCGGAAAAACAGTTATCTTACCAATCGTAGGCCGTGAAATTCCAATCGTAGCAGATGACTATGTAGATATGGAATTCGGTACAGGGGTTGTAAAAATGACGCCAGCTCACGATCCGAACGACTTTGAAGTTGGAAACCGTCATAATTTAGAACGCATCTTAGTAATGAATGAAGACGGTACAATGAATGAGCTTGCAGGTAAATATAACGGTATGGATCGTTTTGAATGCCGTAAGCAAATTGTAGCGGACTTACAAGCAGCGGGTGTATTAGTGGAAATCGAGCCACATGTACACCAAGTAGGTCACTCAGAGCGTACAAATGCTGTTGTTGAGCCTTACCTTTCAAAGCAATGGTTTGTTAAAATGGCACCACTTGCGGAAGAAGCTTTAAAAATGCAAGCAAACGAAGATGAAAAAGTAAACTTCGTACCAAATCGTTTTGAAAACACATATAACCGTTGGATGGAAAACATTCATGACTGGTGTATTTCACGCCAATTATGGTGGGGTCACCAAATTCCAGCTTGGTATCATAAAGAAACAGGTGAATTATACGTAGGAAAAGATGCACCTGCAGATGCTGAAAACTGGACACAGGATGAAGACGTACTTGATACGTGGTTCTCTTCAGCTTTATGGCCGTTCTCAACGATGGATTGGCCAAATGAAGAGTCAGAGTTATACAAACGTTACTACCCAACGAGCACATTAGTAACAGGTTATGACATCATCTTCTTCTGGGTAAGCCGTATGATTTTCCAAGGGAAGGAGTTTACAGGGACACGTCCATTCAAGGATGTATTAATTCACGGTTTAGTACGTGATGCAGAAGGACGAAAAATGTCTAAGTCATTAGGTAACGGGGTTGATCCAATGGATGTTATCGATCAATACGGTGCCGATTCATTACGTTACTTCTTAGCGACTGGTTCTTCACCAGGTCAAGATTTACGTTATTCAACAGAAAAAGTAGAATCAACTTGGAATTTCGTAAACAAAATTTGGAACGCTTCACGCTTCGCTTTAATGAACATGAACGGTTTAAAATTTGAAGAAATCGATTTAACTGGAGATCTATCAACAGCTGATAAATGGATTTTAACACGCTTAAACGAAACTATTGAACGTGTGACAGCATTATCGGATAAATACGAGTTTGGTGAAGTAGGTCGTGAGCTATACAACTTCATTTGGGATGACTTCTGTTCTTGGTACATTGAAATGGCGAAATTGCCATTATACGGCGAAGACGAAGCGGCAAAATTAACAACTCGTTCAGTATTAGCTTACGTTTTAGATAATACAATGCGTTTACTTCACCCACTAATGCCATTCGTAACAGAAGAAATTTGGCAGCACTTACCACATGAAGGTGAATCAATTACAGTAGCAGCTTGGCCAACTGTAAACGAAGCATTCAACTTTAAAGCTGAAGCTGGTGAAATGCAACTATTAATGGATATTATCCGTTCTGTTCGTAACATTCGTGCGGAAGTAAATACACCAATGAGTAAACAAGTACCGATGACAATTTTAGCGAAAGATGCTTCAGTTGCAGCAGTACTAGAAGCAAACAAAGGCTACATCGAAAAATTCTGTAACCCAGAAACACTTACGATTGGTGCAGATTTAGAAGCACCAGCTCAAGCAATGTCTGCTGTTGTATCAGGGGCAGAAATCTTTATGCCACTAGCAGGCTTAATTAACGTGGAGGAAGAAATTGCACGTTTAGAAAAAGAGCTTGAAAAGTGGGCGAAGGAAGTAAAATTAGTTTCTGGTAAGCTATCTAATGAACGATTTGTAGCGAAGGCGCCAGAAGCGTTAGTAGCAGCAGAGCGTGAAAAATTAGCGGACTATGAAGCGAAATATGCAACAGTTGAAAAACGTATTGCTGAATTAAAAAATATGTAGTTTTAATCGAAAGGGGTGCCGCAAGTCGGTGCCTCTTTCTTTCTAATAAATTGTTGGGGGAGAGAATGACAATGTTTCAATCGATGGAACAATGCACAGATTTCATTTTTCGATTAAAAGCGAGTGAATATAAAGGTGAGCCATTACAATCAGCAAGAATTATATTATCCGCTTTAGGTAATCCTGAACGGAAGACGAAATTTATTCATTTTGCAGGGTCTAATGGCAAAGGGTCTACGCTCAATGCAACCCGTGAAATATTAATGGCTCATCATTTAAAAGTAGGAGCTTTTATTTCGCCACACTTAGAACGTCCAAATGAACGAATTACGATTAATAAATTACAAATTTCAGATAAAGATTTTTTGCGCATTATGAATGTTATTGCGGATGTAGTGAACAATCAATTAAAAGGGAAATTCCCGAGTTTCTTTGAAATTATGACATTAATTGCACTACAGTATTTTTCTGAGCAGAAGCTTGATTTGGCGCTACTTGAGACGGGGATTGGTGGGCGTCTTGATTCGACAAATGTCATTACACCAGAGGTTTCCGTAATTACAACTATTTCGTTAGAGCATACGGATATGCTTGGCACGACATATGCGCAAATTGCAGCAGAAAAAGCGGGAATTATTAAAACTGGAAAACCTGTCGTAATAGGCGTGAAAAATAGAGAAGCCTTAGCAGTTATTCAAGCAGTAGCGGAAGAAAAAAATGCAAAAAGTTATGTTTTAGATAAACAATTTTTTACACAAAAAACGGGGACTACTAGCTTCAGCTATTACGGAGATTTAACAATCGAGCAACTAGAGCTGGCAATGGTGGGACAACATCAAGTATCGAATGCGGCATTAGCAATTACTGCGTCTAAGTTATTTTTACATACTTTGAACATCCAGCATGTGAAAGAAGCGTTAAAACGTGCAAAGTGGGATGGTCGTTTTGAACGAGTTGGAGACAATATCATTTTAGACGGAGCACATAACTCTGAAGGAACGAGCGCTTTAATTGAAACGCTTCAACTTGTTGAACCGGATAAAAAATATAAATTTGTGTATGCGGCACTTCAAGATAAAGACCATGCTGTAAGCATTCAATTAATGGATAACGTGGCTTATCAAATGTATTTTACACAAATTGATTTGCCACGCGCGGCAAAGCCAAAGGATTTGTGTGAACAAAGTAAGCATGAGATAAAGAGCGCGCATGACAACTGGAAAAGGTTAATTGATAAGCAAATGAATGAATTATCGGAGGATGAATTATTAATTATCACGGGCTCATTGTATTTTATTGCAGAGGTGCGCGGAGAATTTATTAAAAAGGGACTGATTTGATGATTCCACGTTTAGAAGAATATAAAATGCGTTGGCATGTAGAAAGTGAGCGTGCGATTAAACCAGGTTTGGCTGCGATATTAGAGGCACTTGAAGCGTTGGGAAACCCTCAAAACACACTAAAAGTTGTCCATTTTGCCGGAACGAATGGGAAGGGTTCGACATTAACATTTGTCGAGCATTTAGCGCGCCAGCATGATCTTACAGTTGGGAAGTTTATGTCACCGTGTATTGTTGATGTGCACGATCAAATTCAAATCAATGGTAGACCGATTAAACCAAAGGAAATGGATGCAATATTTCAACAACTTGTAGCAGCTGGTTTAAGTGGCAAGTTAACGGATTTTGAATTATTAACGACAGCAGCTTTTATCCATTTTAAAGAACAGCAAGTAGATTTAGTTTGCCTAGAAGTTGGTATGGGAGGGCGCGAGGATAGTACGAATGTTGTAATACCAATCGTTTCAGTCATTCCGAGTATCGCATTAGAGCATACGAATTTTTTAGGGAATACACTTACATTAATTGCGCATCATAAAGGCGGAATCATAAAAGACAGTAAACCAACCGTTATTGGACATTTACCTGAGGAAGCACGTGAAGTAATTCAGCAAATAGCTAAGGAAAAAAATGCGCCTCTATATGAAATGGGAAAGCAATTTGATATAAAACAGCATGGAAACGGTGAAGAATACATAAATTCACATCGACAGTTGACTATTTCAGGTTTGCAGCGGCAAATGTTAGGTATTCACCAAGGACATAATATGGCGCTTGCTATTACAGCGTTTTTTGAAGTTGCGGATGCATTAAAAATTGAGGTAATAGAAGAAAAAGTGCACGTGGCAATACGAGAGGCACAATTGGCCGGTCGATTCGAAGAGGTTTTGCCAAATATTTACTTTGAAGGTGCGCATAATCCTGCGAGTATTCGGACATTAGTTCATACGGTTAAAAAACACTTTCCATCTAAAAATATTGAATTTGTAATGGGTATTTTAGCAGATAAAGATGTAGAGGAAATTCTGACGATATTAGAAGAAGTAAGTGATACTTTTTATTTTGTTAATATTGCAAATGATCGTGCTATGGAAGCAACAAAAATTTATCAATTAAGTCATGCAGGTAATAAGATTATTATAGACGATGTCGTGGCATTTTTACAGCAGCCTGTGGAAAATTGTATTCGAATTGTTACGGGCTCCCTTTATTTACTAAGCGAAATTCGTCGAAAATTAAATGCATAAAAGTTGTATACTGACAAAATATATCGAAATAACAAGAAAACTTTTAAAGGCGAGTCGACATCACTCTCGCCTTTTTTTATATTTTTTTTGGTAAAGTTTGCTATAAAAAGAGGTGAGTATATGCCAATAATTCGAACAGTAAGAAAAAGCTCAGTTGCACAAGCGATGTTTTTTGGAGGATTAACTGGTTTAGTAGGCGTTATTGTATTTATTTTTATTCTACAGTTACCTTCCAATGAACAACAAGAGGATGAGCTCGCTTCGACCACACAAGTATCAAGTGAACAAGAAGTAGTATCACAGTCTTTTTTTGCTTTGCAGCATGGTGTTTTTTCAAACTTTGATAGTGCTGCTCAGTTTTTAGCGTCATATCCAACCCTGAATAAATCCACTATCTTTGAGGTGGATGATCAGTATTATATTTGGTCACAACTTGATCAAGAAAAAGTAGAAGGCGCAACGTTAACAACCCCTAGTTCTTTTTATAAAAAAATGACATTATCAAGCAGTTGCCCTACTACTAGTGAGCTTCAACTTCCCAATCTACTTATGGATGAAAAGTGGCTTTCTGTTGAAACGTTGACAGACGCACAACAGGCGAATGTGCCAAAGGATTGGGGGACAAATCTTGCAGAAGTTCAAAAGTTAACGAATCAGGTTAATGTTATTCGGCTGCATATGTTAATGAATTATTATGAGCAATTAGATTGTTTGAAAGTGACGTTTTGATAGCAAAACGTCGTTAAATATTTTTTTTTGAGTTTGTTTAACTAATGCAAAGTTTTTCAAATTTCCAATTGTCGTTTACTATAGTAAATAGGAGGATTGGAAATGAATTTTACTACGAATGAACAAATTATTTTAGCTTCAGCATCACCGCGAAGAAAGGAATTGCTCGGAATGCTTCGCGTACCGTTTTCAATACAAACGAGCGATGTTGAAGAAACAAGTGTACAAGCTAGTACGGTGCAACAATATGTAAAAGAGGTTGCATTATTAAAGGCGCGTGATGTCGCCAAAAAATGCGTCGGAAAACTTATTATTGGTGCCGATACAATTGTTGTTTTTAATAATCAAATTTTACACAAGCCGAAATCCCCTGAGGAGGCTGTACAACACTTATCCCAGTTGAGTGGAAATCGACATGAAGTAATGACTGCTGTCGCGATTATTCAACCGGATGGGGTAGAAACAACATTTGTCGAAGTTACAAACGTTGTATTTAAAGAAGTTTCCCCTAAAATGATAGAAGCATATGTGCAAACAGGAGATCCGTTTGATAAAGCAGGAGGATATGGAATCCAAACTAGTGGAGCTTTACTAGTAGATCGAATTGAAGGAGATTACAACAATGTAGTTGGTTTACCAATAGCAACTTTAGTACAAAAATTGCTTACTTTACACCTACTAAAATTAACTTTTTAGGAGTGATGTAATTGTCTACCCACCCGTTAATGAATATAAAAATACATGATGTTCATACGTTAGATCGCCCTCGTGAAAGATTGATTCGTCAAGGAGCAAAAAGCCTTTCTAATCAAGAGTTAATTGCGATTTTATTAGGCACTGGCACGAAGCAGGAGTCCGTATTAACTGTTGCCAATCGTGTTTTACTTACTTTTGAGAAGTTACACAATTTAAAGCATGCAACTTTAGAGGAAATGAAGGATATTAAAGGGATTGGAGAAGTGAAGGCGGTTTTACTTTTAGCGTCAATTGAGCTAGGTCGTCGTTTAGCGTCAAAAGAGTTAGAAGAGCGCTTTACTATTCGTTCCCCTGAGGATGCAGCATCTTTTTTAATGCAGGATATGACATCACTCACTCAGGAGCATTTTGTTTGTTTATTTCTTAATGTAAAGAATCAAGTACTACATAAACAGACGATTTTTGTTGGTAGTTTAAACGCTAGTATCGTACACCCAAGAGAAATTTTCCGCGAAGCTGTAAAACGTTCTGCGGCTGCCATTATTTGTTCGCATAACCATCCGAGTGGCGTGCCAACTCCAAGTCCAGAAGATATTGAAGTAACAAATCGACTGCATGAAGCAGGTAAAATAGTCGGAGTGGATTTGCTTGATCATGTCATCATCGGGGATCATCAATTTATCAGTATGAAAGAAAAAGGGTATTTTTGATTATTTTAGACTCTCTTGTAATCCATTGTTACAAGAGGGTCTTTTTGTTTGATAATAAAAATATAAATATCTTTTTCAACAGGCATGCATAATTTAGCAGTTTCGTCGATACAATCGTAAAGAAATTATTATTTTTGTAATATAACTGTACGGATATAAAGAGATTAATTGTTATGGAACTTTTGTATGTTATATTCGTCATGTGTATGTGGTTATTTTGTTAAATCTTACATATTAATTTTAATTGTTTCAAAATGAAAATAGAAATACAATAGAAAAGTGGCGTTATGCAAAAAAACATTCGACAAAAGTCGGGATTCAGTGCTTGTGACACTATAATTTTTTGACGCAATTCGTTATAATAGAGCGTATGATTTTAGCAATATCATAAAAGATAGAATGGCTATTTAAGAAAGGGAGTACTAAATTTGTTTGGATTAGGGAATAAGGATGTCGGGATTGATCTTGGCACAGCGAATACATTAGTGTTTGTTAAAGGAAAAGGAATCGTACTACGTGAACCTTCAGTAGTAGCGAAAAATACGAAATCAGGCGACATTGTTGCAGTAGGTAACGATGCGAAAAATATGATTGGTCGTACACCAGGATCAATCGTTGCTATTCGTCCAATGAAAGATGGTGTAATTGCAGACTTTGAAATTACGACTGCAATGATTCAATACTATTTAAAAGAAGCTATGAAAGCATCAGGTTCTAATTGGAAGAAACCTAACGTTATGATCTGTGTGCCATACGGCATTACATCTGTAGAGCAACGTGCAGTTATTGATGCATCTCGTCAAGCTGGTGCAAAAGAAGCGTTTACTATTGAAGAACCATTTGCTGCGGCAATTGGTGCTAGTTTACCAGTTTGGGAGCCAACAGGTTCAATGGTAGTTGATATCGGTGGCGGTACAACGGAAGTAGCGGTTATTTCACTTGGTGGTATTGTAACAAGTGAATCTGTACGTGTTGGCGGTGATGCTATGGATCACGCAATTATTGCATATATTCGCAAATCTTATAACTTAACAATCGGTGAACGTACTGCGGAATCGATTAAAGTTGAAATCGGTACAGCACGTGCTGAAGGACCAGCTGAAACGATGGAAATTCGCGGCCGTGATTTAGTAACAGGCTTACCTAAAACAATTGAAATTACTTCTGATGAGATTTCAAAATCTTTACATGAAGCAATTATTTCAATTGTAGATGGCGTTAAGAAAACATTAGAACAAACACCACCAGAATTATCAGCTGACGTTATGGAGCGCGGTATTGTATTAACAGGTGGTGGCGCATTACTACGCAATTTAGATAAAGTAATTAGTGATGAAACAAAAATGCCAGTATTTATTGCAGAAAATCCATTAGATTGTGTTGCAATTGGTACAGGTAAAGCATTAGACAATATTGATTTAATTCGTTCACAACAACTGAAGTAAGGAGGACTTGCGGTGCCACATTTTACAAATAAAAAATTAATCTTGCTGTTAGTTAGCGTAATTTTCCTTGTGGCATTGATTGGTTTCTCCCTACGTGATCGTCATAACGCAACATTACCTGAGCAAATTATTAAAGATACTGTTGGCTTTGCGCAATCTATTTTTGCAAAGCCAACAAACTACATAACAAGTATTTTTAGCAATATTGATTCGCTGTTAAATACGTATGAAGAAAATCAACGCTTAAAAATGCGCTTAGAGGATTTTGCGGTATTGCAAGCAGAGGTAAGTACTTTAAAAGCTGAAAATACTTCATTACGTGAACTAACATCGATGGAGGGAAGTTTGCGTGATTTCAACCCGATTCAGGCGACGGTCATTGCGAGAAACCCTGATCAATGGGAAGAAAAAATTATTTTAAACAAAGGTACAGCAGACGGTGTTGAGAAAAATATGGCCGTCATGACTACACGGGGACTTATCGGTAAAATCGTAATTGCTACGCCGTATACATCTGAAGTGGAACTTCTTTATACAAATAATGAAAATTATCGTGTTTCAGCTATTGTAATCAATGAAAAAAATAAAGAAATTCACGGTTTAATAGAAGGTTATGATGCAGAGCGCAACGAATTACTATTAAAGCGA belongs to Solibacillus sp. FSL R7-0682 and includes:
- a CDS encoding bifunctional folylpolyglutamate synthase/dihydrofolate synthase; its protein translation is MIPRLEEYKMRWHVESERAIKPGLAAILEALEALGNPQNTLKVVHFAGTNGKGSTLTFVEHLARQHDLTVGKFMSPCIVDVHDQIQINGRPIKPKEMDAIFQQLVAAGLSGKLTDFELLTTAAFIHFKEQQVDLVCLEVGMGGREDSTNVVIPIVSVIPSIALEHTNFLGNTLTLIAHHKGGIIKDSKPTVIGHLPEEAREVIQQIAKEKNAPLYEMGKQFDIKQHGNGEEYINSHRQLTISGLQRQMLGIHQGHNMALAITAFFEVADALKIEVIEEKVHVAIREAQLAGRFEEVLPNIYFEGAHNPASIRTLVHTVKKHFPSKNIEFVMGILADKDVEEILTILEEVSDTFYFVNIANDRAMEATKIYQLSHAGNKIIIDDVVAFLQQPVENCIRIVTGSLYLLSEIRRKLNA
- a CDS encoding bifunctional folylpolyglutamate synthase/dihydrofolate synthase: MFQSMEQCTDFIFRLKASEYKGEPLQSARIILSALGNPERKTKFIHFAGSNGKGSTLNATREILMAHHLKVGAFISPHLERPNERITINKLQISDKDFLRIMNVIADVVNNQLKGKFPSFFEIMTLIALQYFSEQKLDLALLETGIGGRLDSTNVITPEVSVITTISLEHTDMLGTTYAQIAAEKAGIIKTGKPVVIGVKNREALAVIQAVAEEKNAKSYVLDKQFFTQKTGTTSFSYYGDLTIEQLELAMVGQHQVSNAALAITASKLFLHTLNIQHVKEALKRAKWDGRFERVGDNIILDGAHNSEGTSALIETLQLVEPDKKYKFVYAALQDKDHAVSIQLMDNVAYQMYFTQIDLPRAAKPKDLCEQSKHEIKSAHDNWKRLIDKQMNELSEDELLIITGSLYFIAEVRGEFIKKGLI
- the mreC gene encoding rod shape-determining protein MreC yields the protein MPHFTNKKLILLLVSVIFLVALIGFSLRDRHNATLPEQIIKDTVGFAQSIFAKPTNYITSIFSNIDSLLNTYEENQRLKMRLEDFAVLQAEVSTLKAENTSLRELTSMEGSLRDFNPIQATVIARNPDQWEEKIILNKGTADGVEKNMAVMTTRGLIGKIVIATPYTSEVELLYTNNENYRVSAIVINEKNKEIHGLIEGYDAERNELLLKRIDSKVELKVGEKVLSSGLGGIFPKGILIGEVTEVTTDDFGLTKMAYVKPGADFSMLENVIIAKRKTIAIDGSDGNATNEDLTNGPAPKEDEEEE
- a CDS encoding Maf family protein — its product is MNFTTNEQIILASASPRRKELLGMLRVPFSIQTSDVEETSVQASTVQQYVKEVALLKARDVAKKCVGKLIIGADTIVVFNNQILHKPKSPEEAVQHLSQLSGNRHEVMTAVAIIQPDGVETTFVEVTNVVFKEVSPKMIEAYVQTGDPFDKAGGYGIQTSGALLVDRIEGDYNNVVGLPIATLVQKLLTLHLLKLTF
- the radC gene encoding RadC family protein yields the protein MNIKIHDVHTLDRPRERLIRQGAKSLSNQELIAILLGTGTKQESVLTVANRVLLTFEKLHNLKHATLEEMKDIKGIGEVKAVLLLASIELGRRLASKELEERFTIRSPEDAASFLMQDMTSLTQEHFVCLFLNVKNQVLHKQTIFVGSLNASIVHPREIFREAVKRSAAAIICSHNHPSGVPTPSPEDIEVTNRLHEAGKIVGVDLLDHVIIGDHQFISMKEKGYF
- a CDS encoding rod shape-determining protein is translated as MFGLGNKDVGIDLGTANTLVFVKGKGIVLREPSVVAKNTKSGDIVAVGNDAKNMIGRTPGSIVAIRPMKDGVIADFEITTAMIQYYLKEAMKASGSNWKKPNVMICVPYGITSVEQRAVIDASRQAGAKEAFTIEEPFAAAIGASLPVWEPTGSMVVDIGGGTTEVAVISLGGIVTSESVRVGGDAMDHAIIAYIRKSYNLTIGERTAESIKVEIGTARAEGPAETMEIRGRDLVTGLPKTIEITSDEISKSLHEAIISIVDGVKKTLEQTPPELSADVMERGIVLTGGGALLRNLDKVISDETKMPVFIAENPLDCVAIGTGKALDNIDLIRSQQLK
- a CDS encoding translation initiation factor 2, producing the protein MPIIRTVRKSSVAQAMFFGGLTGLVGVIVFIFILQLPSNEQQEDELASTTQVSSEQEVVSQSFFALQHGVFSNFDSAAQFLASYPTLNKSTIFEVDDQYYIWSQLDQEKVEGATLTTPSSFYKKMTLSSSCPTTSELQLPNLLMDEKWLSVETLTDAQQANVPKDWGTNLAEVQKLTNQVNVIRLHMLMNYYEQLDCLKVTF
- a CDS encoding valine--tRNA ligase, producing the protein MTEITMPTKYDPKETEAGRYEWWLNGKFFEADPTSEKEPYSIVIPPPNVTGKLHLGHAWDTTLQDILTRMKRMQGYDALWLPGMDHAGIATQAKVEEKLRGEGISRYDLGREKFLEKTWEWKEEYASHIRAQWAKLGLGLDYSKERFTLDEGLSDAVKEVFVKLYEKGYIYRGERIINWDPAAKTALSDIEVIHKEVEGAFYHMEYPLADGSGKLRVATTRPETMLGDSGVAVHPEDERYKHLIGKTVILPIVGREIPIVADDYVDMEFGTGVVKMTPAHDPNDFEVGNRHNLERILVMNEDGTMNELAGKYNGMDRFECRKQIVADLQAAGVLVEIEPHVHQVGHSERTNAVVEPYLSKQWFVKMAPLAEEALKMQANEDEKVNFVPNRFENTYNRWMENIHDWCISRQLWWGHQIPAWYHKETGELYVGKDAPADAENWTQDEDVLDTWFSSALWPFSTMDWPNEESELYKRYYPTSTLVTGYDIIFFWVSRMIFQGKEFTGTRPFKDVLIHGLVRDAEGRKMSKSLGNGVDPMDVIDQYGADSLRYFLATGSSPGQDLRYSTEKVESTWNFVNKIWNASRFALMNMNGLKFEEIDLTGDLSTADKWILTRLNETIERVTALSDKYEFGEVGRELYNFIWDDFCSWYIEMAKLPLYGEDEAAKLTTRSVLAYVLDNTMRLLHPLMPFVTEEIWQHLPHEGESITVAAWPTVNEAFNFKAEAGEMQLLMDIIRSVRNIRAEVNTPMSKQVPMTILAKDASVAAVLEANKGYIEKFCNPETLTIGADLEAPAQAMSAVVSGAEIFMPLAGLINVEEEIARLEKELEKWAKEVKLVSGKLSNERFVAKAPEALVAAEREKLADYEAKYATVEKRIAELKNM